A window from Culex pipiens pallens isolate TS chromosome 3, TS_CPP_V2, whole genome shotgun sequence encodes these proteins:
- the LOC120419095 gene encoding uncharacterized protein LOC120419095, with protein MSTSKLRGKSAIHINDSVIGASSSNTNNSHNTLLKIESVVPKLTARVTNTTNQSHSNKLKTFHRSHSTLSTSYLRKVSEKRVFVPREAIGESRKDQSSPTDQQPDGSVQVQNGVTTIKRSDKDREKHPDRVNLDRKGLSSIPIIDDEPNLRLLSLQHNLINAFHIPAETDTNNNNETCKQAPPPPSPTNQTPQKATPQPPPAPVNGTSSPPSVKDGQAPTAAAINFTASRHAKQFLRQKSTSRSQLYMNNNSINYLASKVTLGAKPPLNGLITTNGQPPSATSPTNTFLQKPASILISTQQRNLLKKSNSFISNATLFPSPPTQQPSANVMKLKNKLLLTPSFSIDNLNIVNESSNEQQPPTNGTNSNNNSGKTTPTNGINHQQQYVNPQTHISPILSAAEPRYNLQNLVFLDLYDNQIERVSCLDGLRCLTVLLLGKNRIVDISGLVSLRQTLRVLDLHGNKISNITSKINQLQELKSLNLAGNQLRQINVHDFNGLVNLKELNLKRNRIKKIHGFDDLRCLERLWLCHNDLQCVEDMSAIAKAINLKEVTIENNPVSLAGDCVSFLVSYLPGLVSLSQMQITEQVRRAASAWRKNKELSDLNYTNLSTDVCQSIRREEIISNARTNWELLRSQQSTACRNVQRITNGNHATLAKDVDVDLSSNLADLNRTTKAKKQPTNGTTTAATNQRNSRAVTKKPPARKLVRSSSQDNSGSQLSEQGGEDYFRLPPILAPFLEQNPPTVASTSKIDSSESSTGQHADSSVSSALSSDNEELLHVKDLDKESDKQDSPTIERVPTPIKAFDSPTPKEVPEEDKKPDLEPAANTNNQDELNNDKGSTLSTLSAKTTSDSLLTTSSNSDADSNRAAFGQKPKPLQSSSKRYGIGTLVRTNTSRNNTVASSTSSLANTSNLANPTALNSTSSNSGSGLSGSNATISSTIQIPKSKVTDREREQGGDYLIEICGRYLNVYGMGALRFIDKQWNMSKAADVHTVKFSYINFNNITAILCRIKVRFVNAENFIFRETNITCLGQINALAESQGIASLTIDPEGNPIATKPWRNYAIYRLSHWGLKQINGIEITEEEVRTAENMYAGLSDLVLWSLPEGLLQPLLQRLRLEETAHATKMTAKEWLMAADSSLKNIVGKEALQWKKHSTTQDDAIMRTKGKAYFARMLDNTCNAVDKLQQLENMWNTMLMEMIRNTLIDYSQIDVYVRNMLLELMK; from the coding sequence ATGAGTACATCCAAACTTCGGGGGAAATCGGCAATACACATCAATGATAGCGTAATCGGTGCTAGCAGCAGCAATACCAACAATTCGCACAACACGTTGCTCAAAATTGAATCCGTTGTGCCAAAACTGACCGCTCGcgtcaccaacaccaccaaccaaAGCCACTCGAACAAGCTCAAAACGTTTCATCGATCGCACAGTACGCTGAGTACGTCTTACCTGCGGAAAGTCAGTGAAAAGCGGGTATTTGTACCACGTGAAGCGATCGGCGAATCACGGAAGGACCAATCCAGCCCTACCGACCAACAACCCGACGGTTCCGTCCAGGTCCAAAATGGCGTCACCACGATAAAGCGCTCGGACAAGGATCGCGAAAAACACCCAGATCGCGTGAACCTCGATCGCAAAGGACTCAGCTCGATACCGATCATCGACGATGAGCCGAACCTGCGACTGCTGTCGCTTCAGCACAACCTCATCAACGCCTTCCACATACCAGCGGAAACcgacaccaacaacaacaatgaaACCTGCAAGcaagcaccaccaccaccatccccGACGAACCAAACACCCCAGAAGGCAACACCACAACCACCACCTGCTCCAGTCAACGGAACCTCAAGCCCGCCGTCCGTCAAGGACGGTCAAGCACCGACAGCCGCAGCGATCAACTTCACGGCCAGTCGCCACGCGAAGCAGTTCCTCCGGCAAAAGTCCACCTCCCGGAGTCAGCTGTACATGAACAACAACAGCATCAACTACCTAGCCAGCAAAGTTACCCTGGGCGCCAAACCGCCCCTCAACGGCTTGATCACCACCAACGGCCAGCCTCCCAGTGCCACAAGTCCAACCAACACGTTCCTCCAGAAACCGGCCTCGATCCTGATCAGCACCCAGCAGCGCAACCTGCTCAAAAAGTCCAACAGCTTCATCAGCAATGCAACGCTCTTCCCGTCGCCACCGACCCAGCAACCCTCGGCCAACGTCATGAAGCTGAAAAACAAGCTTCTGCTAACGCCCTCGTTCAGCATCGACAACCTGAACATCGTCAACGAATCCAGCAACGAACAACAACCGCCCACCAACGGcaccaacagcaacaacaacagcggcAAGACCACCCCAACCAACGGGATCAACCACCAGCAGCAGTACGTGAACCCCCAAACCCACATCTCCCCAATCCTATCCGCAGCCGAACCACGCTACAACCTCCAAAACCTGGTATTCCTAGACCTCTACGACAACCAAATCGAAAGAGTCTCCTGCCTCGACGGACTGCGCTGTCTCACCGTTCTACTCCTCGGTAAAAACCGCATCGTCGACATCAGCGGACTCGTGTCCCTCCGACAAACGCTGCGAGTGCTCGACCTGCACGGCAACAAAATCAGCAACATCACGTCCAAAATAAACCAACTGCAAGAGCTCAAATCGCTCAACCTCGCCGGCAACCAGCTGCGTCAAATCAACGTCCACGACTTCAACGGCCTGGTGAACCTCAAGGAGCTGAACCTCAAACGGAACCGCATCAAAAAGATCCACGGCTTCGACGATCTGCGCTGCCTCGAGCGGCTCTGGCTCTGCCACAACGATCTCCAGTGCGTCGAAGACATGTCGGCGATCGCGAAAGCCATCAACCTCAAAGAGGTCACCATCGAAAACAACCCCGTCTCGCTAGCGGGTGACTGCGTTTCGTTTCTGGTCAGCTATTTACCCGGCTTGGTTTCGCTTAGCCAGATGCAGATAACTGAGCAGGTTCGACGCGCGGCCTCTGCCTGGCGCAAGAACAAAGAACTGTCCGACCTCAACTACACGAACCTCTCCACCGACGTGTGTCAAAGCATCCGACGGGAGGAGATCATCTCGAACGCACGAACCAACTGGGAGCTGCTCCGCTCGCAGCAATCGACTGCCTGCCGCAACGTACAACGCATCACCAACGGAAACCACGCAACTCTAGCGAAAGACGTCGATGTTGACCTGTCCAGCAACCTGGCCGATCTAAACCGAACCACCAAAGCCAAGAAACAACCCACGAACGGCACAACCACAGCCGCCACCAACCAACGAAACTCGCGTGCAGTGACCAAGAAACCCCCGGCCCGAAAGCTCGTGCGATCGTCATCCCAAGACAACTCCGGATCACAACTGTCCGAACAGGGTGGTGAGGATTACTTTCGATTGCCACCAATTTTGGCGCCATTCCTTGAGCAGAATCCGCCTACTGTTGCCTCGACTAGCAAAATAGACTCGTCCGAGTCCAGCACCGGACAGCACGCGGACTCGAGCGTGTCCAGTGCGCTTAGCTCCGACAACGAGGAACTGCTGCACGTAAAGGATCTGGACAAGGAGTCCGACAAGCAGGACTCACCAACGATAGAGCGGGTTCCAACACCGATCAAAGCTTTCGATTCACCCACACCCAAAGAAGTGCCCGAAGAGGACAAGAAGCCGGACTTGGAACCCGCAGCTAACACCAACAATCAAGACGAGCTGAACAACGACAAAGGCTCGACACTGTCCACGCTATCGGCAAAGACCACTTCCGATTCGCTGCTCACAACATCCTCAAACTCGGACGCCGACAGCAATCGAGCAGCGTTCGGTCAAAAGCCGAAGCCACTACAATCCAGCAGCAAACGGTACGGTATAGGAACGCTCGTACGGACAAACACCTCACGCAACAATACCGTCGCGAGCAGCACCAGCAGCCTAGCGAACACGTCAAATCTCGCTAATCCAACTGCGCTCAACTCGACGTCCTCGAACTCCGGGTCCGGTTTGTCCGGCAGCAATGCCACAATCAGCAGCACCATACAGATACCCAAAAGCAAGGTAACGGACCGAGAACGCGAGCAGGGTGGCGATTACCTTATCGAGATTTGCGGCCGCTACCTGAACGTGTACGGGATGGGAGCGCTTCGCTTCATCGACAAGCAGTGGAACATGTCGAAAGCGGCCGACGTGCACACGGTCAAGTTCAGCTACATCAACTTCAACAACATTACGGCGATCCTGTGCCGGATCAAGGTCCGCTTCGTCAACGCGGAGAACTTTATCTTTCGCGAAACGAACATCACCTGTCTGGGTCAGATCAACGCCCTTGCCGAGAGTCAAGGTATCGCCTCGTTGACCATCGACCCGGAGGGGAACCCGATCGCGACCAAACCCTGGCGTAACTACGCCATCTATCGCCTCTCGCACTGGGGTCTCAAGCAGATCAACGGGATCGAGATCACCGAGGAGGAGGTACGAACCGCCGAAAACATGTACGCCGGCTTGTCCGACCTGGTGCTGTGGTCCCTGCCCGAGGGTCTTCTGCAACCGTTGCTCCAGCGATTGCGGCTCGAGGAAACGGCCCACGCCACCAAGATGACCGCCAAAGAGTGGCTGATGGCGGCCGATTCCTCGCTCAAGAACATTGTCGGTAAGGAAGCTCTCCAGTGGAAGAAGCACAGCACCACGCAGGACGACGCGATCATGCGTACCAAGGGCAAGGCCTACTTTGCCCGGATGCTGGACAACACCTGCAACGCCGTGGACAAGCTCCAGCAGCTGGAGAACATGTGGAACACGATGCTCATGGAGATGATCCGGAACACGCTGATCGATTACTCGCAGATTGACGTGTACGTGCGGAACATGCTGCTCGAGCTGATGAAATGA